From Aristaeella lactis, the proteins below share one genomic window:
- a CDS encoding DUF2256 domain-containing protein codes for MADAKKQLKEKTCPMCGKTYIFREHWAYKIIKDTHVTNYCSWTCMRKAEKEKL; via the coding sequence ATGGCAGATGCGAAGAAGCAACTGAAAGAAAAGACATGCCCGATGTGCGGAAAGACATACATATTCAGAGAACACTGGGCATACAAGATCATAAAGGACACGCATGTGACGAACTACTGTTCATGGACATGCATGAGAAAAGCCGAAAAAGAAAAACTTTGA
- a CDS encoding ImmA/IrrE family metallo-endopeptidase: protein MTPDYELAATAALRTLLFHNITSAPVVPLPIVKSTPGVLAMPFSDLANNAGIERNKLVPMFSENQDAVTFFVNFEKVKYVVAYNQYLPFDSIRRGLARELGHIVLGHDGTRPADVRLDEAMCFARHLIFPRPLIHAIQNAGFPLTVEVLGSITGCYERCLAGLQKTPAVHVPPELNRALKERFSDFIHNFIDFQSMIAHGDNTAVADFGSFMDGYKE, encoded by the coding sequence ATGACCCCTGATTATGAACTCGCGGCCACAGCAGCCCTCCGTACTCTGTTATTTCACAATATAACCTCTGCCCCCGTTGTTCCTTTGCCTATTGTCAAATCAACTCCCGGTGTTCTGGCAATGCCTTTCTCTGATCTTGCCAACAATGCCGGAATAGAAAGGAACAAACTTGTTCCCATGTTTAGTGAGAACCAGGACGCTGTCACCTTTTTCGTCAACTTTGAAAAGGTGAAATATGTTGTTGCTTATAATCAGTATCTTCCTTTCGATTCCATCCGGCGCGGTCTGGCACGTGAGCTTGGTCACATCGTCCTGGGCCATGACGGCACCCGTCCGGCAGATGTTCGCCTTGATGAGGCGATGTGTTTTGCTCGTCATCTCATTTTCCCCCGGCCTCTTATCCACGCGATCCAGAATGCAGGATTTCCGCTGACTGTTGAAGTCCTCGGATCTATCACTGGCTGTTATGAGCGCTGTCTCGCCGGTTTGCAGAAAACACCTGCTGTTCATGTTCCTCCTGAACTCAACCGCGCACTGAAAGAACGCTTTTCTGATTTTATTCACAACTTTATTGATTTTCAATCTATGATTGCTCACGGTGATAATACCGCCGTTGCAGATTTTGGCTCTTTTATGGACGGATATAAAGAATAA
- a CDS encoding helix-turn-helix domain-containing protein: MSEARQMSIFDPPAKEQRLTQCMKIVKYLHDFGSITPVQAMQDLGVMRLAARISDLEAEGWEIQHDRETGRNRYGEKTTYAKYSLKGS, from the coding sequence ATGAGTGAAGCGAGACAGATGAGCATTTTTGATCCTCCGGCAAAGGAACAGCGGCTGACACAGTGCATGAAGATCGTGAAATACCTGCATGACTTCGGAAGCATTACGCCAGTGCAGGCAATGCAGGATTTGGGAGTGATGCGGCTGGCGGCCAGGATCAGCGACCTGGAGGCGGAGGGCTGGGAGATCCAGCATGACAGGGAGACGGGCCGGAACCGCTACGGGGAAAAAACAACGTATGCGAAGTACAGCCTGAAAGGATCATAA
- the holB gene encoding DNA polymerase III subunit delta' yields the protein MISFDDYLYQGEEIQSVHRQIKEHRLVHALMITGEPGTGKRTLAFLIARALLCRDDHDIPCDCCEGCRLAASGEHPDLTVIEKGIPLSSETSKGRSTIPVEDIREMIRQCSRFAYEGGNRVIVIPDAENMTVQAQNSLLKILEEPPANTYFLLTSGRAEQILTTVRSRCRMIRLVPWETDYISKQLTDAGIDPATAMKAASVSGGSIGNAFRLAADDEYWKLREEIMNAFFRNRNRSSVLGFSAAWKDRKSEAPVLFEILEQYVHQLLRYRLYKEKKDYPDTFPEEWQAFAASADMEKIMLLQDGISAARQQCEFNVNFQAVIERLLLLFIGEGELWQQ from the coding sequence ATGATTTCATTTGACGATTATCTGTATCAGGGTGAAGAAATACAGTCTGTTCACCGGCAGATAAAAGAACACAGGCTTGTACACGCCCTGATGATTACCGGGGAACCGGGAACGGGGAAGAGAACCCTTGCCTTTCTGATCGCAAGGGCTTTGCTTTGCCGGGATGATCACGATATTCCCTGCGACTGCTGTGAAGGATGCAGACTGGCTGCGAGCGGGGAACATCCCGACCTGACTGTCATTGAAAAAGGAATCCCTTTGTCATCAGAAACGTCAAAGGGCCGATCCACCATTCCGGTTGAGGATATCCGGGAAATGATCAGGCAATGCAGCCGGTTTGCCTATGAAGGCGGCAATCGGGTTATTGTTATCCCGGATGCGGAGAATATGACTGTACAGGCCCAGAACAGCCTCCTGAAAATACTGGAGGAACCTCCGGCGAATACTTACTTTCTCCTGACCTCCGGCAGGGCTGAACAAATACTGACTACTGTCAGAAGCAGATGCCGTATGATCAGGCTGGTTCCATGGGAGACTGATTATATCAGCAAACAGCTGACAGATGCAGGAATTGATCCGGCAACTGCCATGAAGGCGGCTTCCGTATCAGGCGGATCCATCGGCAATGCGTTCAGACTTGCCGCGGATGATGAATACTGGAAACTACGGGAAGAAATCATGAATGCTTTTTTCCGGAACAGAAACAGAAGCAGCGTACTCGGCTTTTCCGCAGCGTGGAAAGACAGAAAATCCGAGGCTCCGGTTTTGTTTGAGATTCTTGAACAGTATGTTCATCAGCTTTTGCGATATCGCCTGTACAAGGAGAAAAAGGATTATCCTGACACGTTTCCTGAAGAATGGCAGGCCTTTGCTGCTTCCGCTGATATGGAAAAAATCATGCTGCTGCAGGACGGTATATCGGCAGCAAGGCAGCAGTGTGAATTCAACGTAAATTTCCAGGCGGTTATTGAACGTTTGCTTTTACTATTTATAGGAGAAGGAGAACTATGGCAACAATAA
- a CDS encoding helix-turn-helix domain-containing protein, with product MKTAGERIRELRLQNRMTLDDVARQLGVGRQAIYKYEQGTVTNIPLENLEKMAEMFNTTPGYIAGWEDSNRNTVSSSESSPQTAEARIVSGAMDKLPQEQREQILNVVRAMLTQHPELFE from the coding sequence ATGAAGACCGCAGGCGAACGCATACGCGAGTTGCGGCTACAAAATAGAATGACTTTAGACGATGTTGCTCGTCAGCTCGGTGTAGGCCGTCAGGCAATCTATAAATATGAGCAAGGCACTGTCACAAACATTCCCCTTGAGAATCTTGAAAAAATGGCTGAAATGTTTAACACTACTCCCGGATATATTGCCGGTTGGGAAGATTCTAACAGAAACACCGTTTCATCCTCCGAATCTTCTCCTCAAACCGCAGAGGCCCGCATTGTCTCCGGCGCGATGGATAAACTTCCTCAGGAACAGCGTGAGCAGATTCTAAACGTTGTCCGGGCAATGTTAACCCAGCACCCTGAATTATTTGAATAA
- a CDS encoding DUF362 domain-containing protein, which translates to MAYKISEECISCGACAAECPVSAISEGDGKYEINPEVCIECGACADTCPVGAPAQA; encoded by the coding sequence ATGGCTTACAAAATTTCCGAAGAATGCATCAGCTGCGGTGCATGTGCTGCTGAGTGCCCCGTTTCCGCCATCAGCGAAGGCGACGGCAAGTATGAAATCAATCCCGAAGTCTGCATCGAATGCGGCGCTTGCGCTGACACCTGCCCGGTAGGCGCTCCTGCCCAGGCATAA
- a CDS encoding cyclic-di-AMP receptor, with amino-acid sequence MKLIIAIVQDEDSSKLLSVLMQQGFGVTKLATTGGFLKAGNTTLLLGVDDNRTDEAVSTIESVCKSRKQISAAPSSMAGGISHGEYSSYPIEVTVGGATVFVLTVDQFLKV; translated from the coding sequence ATGAAGCTAATCATTGCAATTGTTCAGGATGAAGATTCTTCAAAACTCCTGTCCGTATTAATGCAGCAGGGCTTTGGTGTTACCAAGCTTGCCACAACGGGAGGCTTCCTGAAAGCCGGGAATACCACACTGCTTCTCGGTGTTGATGATAACAGGACAGATGAGGCTGTCAGCACAATAGAGTCTGTATGCAAAAGCAGAAAGCAGATATCAGCTGCGCCTTCATCCATGGCAGGCGGTATATCCCATGGTGAATATTCTTCCTATCCGATTGAAGTAACAGTCGGAGGCGCCACGGTATTTGTCCTGACAGTTGATCAGTTTCTGAAAGTATAA
- a CDS encoding THUMP domain-containing class I SAM-dependent RNA methyltransferase: MEKLYSCQASAAFGLEGLVSRELKQSGIQDVRTDNGCVRFSATAEELYLCNLRMHYSDRLYIVLASGICKSFEDLFQLVGSVNWPYFFSGNESIDISCKCTRSILMSTRDCQSISKKSIIEKIKKETGRKVFPESGPSLSVQISIRNDEAAVMLNVSGDALSRRGYRTWNGEAPLRETLAAALVSLSGWKPGQPLHDPCCGTGTILTEAALLAEGRAPGINRHFAMEDYLCFSGVDFRIIREEELSRSAPDRVRNISGSDINPEALELARRHIRQAGLNESIIPLEQIALQDLSVDKENGYFICNPPYGERLSDQKQCRALYHDLFLLKQRHPTWKLCAISSDPAFERSFGRRADRKRRLYNGRLECVYYIYY, translated from the coding sequence ATGGAAAAGCTGTACAGCTGCCAGGCCAGCGCCGCCTTTGGTCTTGAAGGCCTGGTATCAAGGGAACTAAAACAGTCCGGTATTCAGGATGTCCGCACGGACAACGGCTGTGTCCGTTTTTCCGCAACAGCGGAGGAACTGTATCTGTGTAATCTTCGTATGCATTACAGCGACCGTTTATACATTGTTCTGGCATCCGGAATCTGTAAAAGTTTTGAGGATCTTTTCCAGCTGGTAGGATCTGTTAACTGGCCGTATTTCTTTTCCGGTAATGAATCCATTGATATTTCCTGCAAGTGCACGAGAAGTATCCTGATGAGCACAAGAGACTGCCAGTCCATCTCCAAAAAGTCAATCATTGAAAAAATCAAAAAAGAAACCGGACGGAAAGTGTTTCCTGAATCCGGTCCTTCCCTGTCTGTCCAGATTTCAATCAGAAATGATGAAGCAGCCGTTATGCTGAATGTATCAGGCGATGCTCTTTCACGCCGCGGATACCGCACATGGAACGGAGAAGCCCCGCTTCGTGAAACGCTGGCTGCCGCTCTTGTTTCGCTAAGCGGCTGGAAGCCCGGACAACCGCTGCATGACCCCTGCTGCGGAACAGGAACGATTCTTACAGAAGCCGCCCTGCTTGCTGAAGGAAGAGCTCCCGGAATAAACAGGCATTTTGCGATGGAGGATTATCTCTGCTTCTCCGGCGTCGATTTCAGGATAATCAGAGAGGAAGAACTTTCCAGGTCTGCACCGGATCGTGTACGTAACATCAGCGGATCGGATATCAATCCCGAGGCTCTTGAACTGGCACGCCGGCATATTCGTCAGGCTGGACTGAATGAAAGCATAATCCCCCTTGAACAAATCGCTCTTCAGGATCTTTCCGTTGATAAGGAAAACGGATATTTTATCTGTAATCCTCCCTACGGAGAAAGGCTCAGCGATCAGAAACAGTGCCGAGCCCTTTATCACGACCTGTTTCTCCTGAAGCAACGACATCCCACATGGAAATTATGCGCGATTTCTTCAGATCCGGCTTTTGAAAGAAGCTTCGGCCGCAGGGCTGACAGGAAACGCCGCCTGTATAACGGCCGTCTTGAATGTGTATATTACATCTATTACTGA
- a CDS encoding CapA family protein, producing the protein MPDRSSTADELWEMMMKPSVVVDIDFFKHQDIYSEPDSKSRSLGTVHGQTQGLKVISIDGDWAQVGAWNHEEAEYVEGWVPLKKLKVEYPQGEYAILIDKKAQTLTVFHQGKPVDTLLVSTGRAEKNSFYQETSAGCFLTGYHRVNFSTNGKKYDYVIQYDGGNLLHQTPYDWGQQKKDFTLGRAYLGAKASHACIRIQPEPGEGGLNAYWIYSNIPYHTRVMILDDPDERKAAINKLKRGNGKPDYSLIRTDQDESVTADQDTVTITFGGSFTPGGNRKVNARKDSFASYITTEGYVKPFDGLMRYFASDDLTCVSLGCYMGNAVEDREEWNNINYGPGEIGELLKNASIDLVQMTDDRLFANDEAFLKETQNVISGCAGSMDRNSPETITIKGHLFGFAGCSESEYIADPSVIDERISILKEQKCEKIIFLISRKEDQALSHSIVQEAMAHRCVRAGADLVIGNQPVHVQGIEYIQEVPVIYSTGCLLDGSTSSISKAAHGILVQAVFEFDERNADSLKLKIIPIIPSGNVSEGKNNYCPIECPSVSSEHKIMESIWYDSTNEAMEKTAFHILNQ; encoded by the coding sequence ATGCCTGACAGGTCCTCGACGGCGGATGAGCTGTGGGAAATGATGATGAAACCGTCTGTCGTTGTTGATATCGATTTTTTTAAGCATCAGGATATATACAGCGAGCCGGACAGTAAAAGCAGATCACTCGGAACGGTTCACGGACAGACGCAGGGGCTGAAAGTGATCAGTATTGACGGCGACTGGGCACAGGTAGGAGCCTGGAATCATGAGGAAGCAGAATACGTTGAAGGCTGGGTTCCGCTGAAAAAACTGAAGGTGGAGTATCCCCAGGGTGAATATGCCATTCTGATCGATAAAAAAGCACAGACACTGACAGTGTTCCATCAGGGGAAACCGGTTGATACATTGCTTGTTTCCACGGGAAGAGCTGAAAAAAACAGCTTTTACCAGGAAACATCCGCGGGCTGCTTCCTGACAGGCTATCACAGGGTTAATTTTTCGACGAACGGAAAAAAATATGATTATGTCATTCAATATGACGGCGGCAACCTGCTTCATCAGACACCTTATGACTGGGGACAGCAGAAAAAGGACTTCACGCTGGGGAGGGCTTACCTTGGCGCAAAAGCTTCCCATGCATGTATCCGCATACAACCTGAACCCGGAGAAGGCGGACTGAATGCATACTGGATTTATTCCAACATTCCATACCATACGCGTGTGATGATACTGGATGATCCGGATGAGAGAAAGGCGGCAATCAATAAGCTGAAAAGAGGAAACGGGAAGCCGGATTATTCACTGATCCGCACCGATCAGGATGAATCGGTTACGGCAGATCAGGACACAGTCACAATCACTTTCGGCGGATCCTTTACTCCGGGCGGAAACCGCAAGGTGAATGCACGGAAAGACAGCTTTGCTTCGTATATAACAACGGAAGGATATGTTAAACCCTTTGACGGACTGATGCGGTATTTTGCATCGGATGATCTTACCTGCGTAAGCCTTGGCTGTTATATGGGAAATGCCGTTGAAGACAGGGAAGAGTGGAACAATATCAATTACGGACCAGGTGAAATCGGTGAATTGCTGAAAAATGCCTCCATAGACCTGGTTCAAATGACCGATGACAGGCTGTTTGCCAACGATGAAGCATTTTTGAAGGAGACCCAAAATGTGATCAGCGGCTGCGCCGGATCCATGGACCGGAACAGTCCGGAAACCATTACCATCAAAGGCCATCTGTTTGGGTTTGCGGGATGCAGTGAAAGCGAATATATTGCTGATCCTTCCGTTATTGATGAAAGGATCAGTATACTCAAAGAACAAAAATGTGAGAAAATTATTTTCCTGATAAGCCGGAAGGAAGATCAGGCCTTGTCTCATTCCATTGTGCAGGAGGCAATGGCACACAGATGTGTCAGGGCCGGTGCGGATCTGGTGATTGGAAACCAGCCTGTGCATGTACAGGGAATTGAGTATATTCAGGAGGTACCTGTGATATACAGCACAGGATGTCTGCTGGACGGGAGCACATCCTCCATATCCAAAGCAGCACATGGAATCCTGGTTCAGGCAGTTTTTGAATTTGATGAAAGGAATGCTGACAGTTTAAAGCTGAAGATTATTCCGATTATTCCGTCAGGGAATGTATCCGAGGGGAAAAACAATTATTGTCCGATTGAATGTCCGTCCGTATCATCTGAGCATAAAATCATGGAATCAATCTGGTATGATTCCACGAATGAAGCTATGGAGAAAACAGCATTCCATATCCTGAATCAGTAA